From the genome of Amycolatopsis granulosa:
CGTCGCGGCCTCGACCTGGCGCACATCGGTCATCCCGATGTGGCCGGGTGCCGGCGTCCTCGCGGGGCTCGCCGCCCATGCCTTGGGCGACGATCCCAGGATGGCCGCCCCCATCGTGACCTGGGCGGCGTGCGCGAGGAAGTTCCGCCGCTTCACGGACTCGTCCTCCTCAGCCTGCTGCTCGTCGGCGGCGCCGACGACCTGAATCTCGGTGGCCTCGTCGTAGGCGAGGCCCATGTATCCACGGGGGACGCCCAGGCCGTCGGCGATCCGCGCGAGCACGTCGTAGGCCATCACCTGACGGCCCTTGAGGATCTCCGAGACCTCCGACTGGGACTGACCGGTGAGCGCGGCGATCTGGCGCTGGGAGATGCCCTCCTTGCGCAGGTTCCGGTACACGGCACTGATGTCCCGGGCGGCCAGGGCCTCCCGCATCTCCCGCTTCTCCCAGGCATCCGGACCGATCGGATGTCCCTGGCGGGCATCAGTGTTGTCACCGGCGTTCATTGCGCCCCCTCACCGTCCTGTCGGGCGTCGATTCGCAGCGTAGGCACACACATTGAACCGTGGGAAACGTCGTTGCGGCACCCCTGATCGGTCGGGGTGAACTCCGCCGACCGTTCACCGGTCCGCCCGCACCGGTCGCCGCTGTGACCGCGGTTCGCCTTCTCTTCCGCTGCGGTTCATCGCAATCTGGTTCTCGGAGTTCCGCGTGACCGAGTGAACACAGGCAGCGATCACGCAGAGCTACGACGAACACGGACAGCAAGCCCGACCGAGAGAGCGGAGACACGCGGTGGAGTTCATGAACTCGATCTCGGCCCCACGCGCCCAGATCCACCGGCGGTCCTTCGCCCCGGCCGGCGCCGCGCCGCGGCCGGCGATGCCCGCCGCGGACCCGCGTGCCGCCCAGCTGCGCCGTTACGAGGGTGGCCAGCTGGTGTGGCGGGTGCAGTGCGGCGACCTGATCAACCGTGACCGTTGCGTCACCGTGCTCGTCCAGGACGGCCAGGTGGTCCTCGTCGGACCGCCCGGTGAAACGGCCCGCCTCACCGCGGGCCAGCTCGGCCAGCTCCAGGCGGCGTTGAACGAAGCCGCCAAATTGGCGGAAAGGTGAGGGTGAGAGTTCCGTGGATCAGATCCTTGGGCAGGTCCTCCGCAACGCGGTCTGGGAGCGCCTCGACATGCTCGCCGATCTCGCCACCAGGGCGGACGCGCAGTCCCTGGTCTCGGTGGCCCGGTCGGAACTGCCGCGGCTGACCGAGGGCTGGCGCGCGATGCTGACCGCCCACGAGCCCGACGAGCGGGGCGACTGCCCCACCTGCTCCACCCGCTGGCACCGGTGCAAGGCGCCGTGCTCGGTGTGGCAGGTCGCGCACGAGCACCTCGTCGCCGGCGGTCTGGCCCCGCAGCAGGACCTGCACCGGCCGTGGCGCCGCAAGTCGGGCGTTCCGTCCCAGACGCGCGGCACAACCCAGGGCGAGCCGACGGGTCGCCACGCGCTGATGCCGCAGGTCGCGAACCACTGACCGCTCGGCGATTAATCCGAAAAACCCGGTCGCAACCCCTGGTGGAACACCGTGGTGGCCGCTATGTTGTCGATCATGGTCCGGGTCGCGCACCCTGACCACCCCCAGACTCCGCGGGCCGGTGCCGTTGCACTCCCCTCCCCCGACCGGCACCGGCCCGCGGGCCCACAGAGCTGAGGGCCTCTCCACACCGGGGAGGCCCTCAGTCCTGTTCACCGCGGTCCTTGTTCACCGCACGGACCGCACGCCCAGGATGAACGCGCCGGCCGCGAGGGTCGCGACCGCGGACGCGGCGAACAGGCCGGGGTAACCGCCCATCCCCGCGAGGATGCCGGTCGCGGCGAGCGGCGCGATCACCTGCGGCAGCGCGTTCGCGACGTTGACCACGCCCAGGTCCTTCGCGCGGTCCTGCGCGGCGGGCAGCACCTCGGTGAGGATCGCCAGCGCGACCGCCCAGTAGGCGCCGAACCCGATGCCGAGCAGCGGGGACGCGGCCAGCGCCGCCGGCCAGGTCTGCCAGAGCACCAGCACGATCGCCGCCGCGGCCATGACCACGGCCGCGGCCAGCACGAACGGCTTGCGGCGACCGGTGCGGTCGGACAGGAACCCCACCACCAGCCCGCCGATCACCAGCGCGACGCCGTAGAGACCCATCATGATCAGCAACCCGGTGTCCGGGTCGGCGTAGTGCACCGCGTCGGCGAGGAAGAACAGCAGGAAGAACGTGCCGAGCGCGTTGCCGAGGTTGATCAGGAAGTGGCAGCCCCAGGCCCACGCGAAGTCCGGGTGCCGCCGCGGCGACACCCACAGCCCGGCCACCACCGCCCGCCGGCCACGCACCGGCCGATTGGATGCGACGGCCGTGCTGTCCGCCGTGCGCAGGACGAACGCGACGGCGCCGACGACCACCACCGCCGCGCACGCCAGGTAGCCACCCGGCAGGCTGGTGACCACGACCGTCACCAGCACGGCGCCGAGCACCGTGCCCAGCATCTGGCTGATGCCCACCAGCCCGCCGATCCGCGCGCGCTGCCCGACCGGCACCCGATCGGGCACCGCCGAGGTGAGCGTGGCGAGCATGCCGCCGAGCCCGGCCTGGACCAGGCACCAGCCGGCGACCATGACGGCCACGTGACCGGCCAGCGCCAGCACGACCAGTCCGAGCGCGCCGCACAGCGCTCCGGCGAGCGTCCACGGGTGCCGACGGCCGAACCGGGAGCGTGTGCGGTCCGAAGCCAGCCCGACCAGCGGGTTGGTGAGCAGCGCGACCAGCGCGCCGACGCCGGTGACGATGCCGAACGCCAGTTCCTTGTGCGCGCCGTCCAGGAGCTCGGCCTGCTCGGGCAGCAGCACCTGGATCGGGGCGTAGATGCCGAGCCAGAGGCCGGTGTTCGCGCCGAAGAGCAGGCCGACCCAGCCCGCCCGGACGGGTACGACCGGCTCGGCGAGGGCGTCGGGGACATGCGTTCCGGTCATGCGCGCACCAGCTTCCGGTACCAGCCGAAGGACCCCTGCGGGGTGCGGTGCCGCGTTTCGTGGTCCACGTGCACAAGACCGAATCGCGGCGCGTATCCCGTGGACCATTCGAAATTGTCCAGCAACGACCAAACAAAATACCCGCGGACTTCGACTTCCGCCGTTCTGACCGCGCCGACGGACCGCGGGTGCGCGTCCAGGAAGTCGATGCGCTCGCCGTCCTGGATCCCGTCGAGGCTCGCGCCGTTCCCGGTCAGGTGGGCCGGTGGCAGCTTCGCACCGTGCCGGTCAGGCAGCCCGACCAGCAGCGCACGCAGCGTACCGGACATGCTCGGCGAGCCGTTGGTGGCCCGCGGGAAACCCGCGATCTCGCGGAGCTCGAACGGTAGCGGATTGCGATGGTTTACGCCGTAGAAATCGGGCGGTTGCGCTATGGTGGGCAAGTCGTCGACATGACCGGGGGGAAGGAGCGACACGATTTCCGCGGGATAACTCCCGAGTAGCAGCGGATCGGAAAACGTGTGGTTGAGCAACGC
Proteins encoded in this window:
- a CDS encoding MFS transporter, yielding MTGTHVPDALAEPVVPVRAGWVGLLFGANTGLWLGIYAPIQVLLPEQAELLDGAHKELAFGIVTGVGALVALLTNPLVGLASDRTRSRFGRRHPWTLAGALCGALGLVVLALAGHVAVMVAGWCLVQAGLGGMLATLTSAVPDRVPVGQRARIGGLVGISQMLGTVLGAVLVTVVVTSLPGGYLACAAVVVVGAVAFVLRTADSTAVASNRPVRGRRAVVAGLWVSPRRHPDFAWAWGCHFLINLGNALGTFFLLFFLADAVHYADPDTGLLIMMGLYGVALVIGGLVVGFLSDRTGRRKPFVLAAAVVMAAAAIVLVLWQTWPAALAASPLLGIGFGAYWAVALAILTEVLPAAQDRAKDLGVVNVANALPQVIAPLAATGILAGMGGYPGLFAASAVATLAAGAFILGVRSVR